TTTCCAGTTCTCGGCATTCATTTAAAATATCTCACTCGTCATGTCTTCCGTTAAGAGCGTTTTTCGTTCGATTGGCTACCAAGTTAAATCCCTCTTAGGAGAGGGAAGCTTTGGTATTGTTTTGCGCTGTGAACATATGGTTAACCTTTCCGAGGTTGCCATAAAAGTCACAGACAAAGTTCGGAACTGTGTCTGCAATGAGACGTTTGCTCTAAAGACTGTGAAACATCCCAACATTGTTGATGTCTACGCAGTATTTGAAACTGATAAGTACACTCTTACTGTGATGGAGTTGGTCGAGGGGGGAAGCCTCCTGGACCTGCTTGCACAGGAAAGTAACCTGTCTGAACAAAGAGTCAAGTTGATCTTTTCCCAACTGGTGGAGGCAGTGAACGCCTGTCACCAGGTAGGAATTGCACATCGTGACCTTAAGCTGGAAAATGTCCTTTTGGACCTGGACGGCAATATCAAGCTGTCTGACTTTGGCCTTTGCATCTGCCAAGACCAACGAGTGTCCAATAATGTATTTTGTGGAACAGTTGCTTATTCCTCCCCCGAGGTTTTAACAGGGAGGGGATATGATGCATTCAAGCTAGACATCTGGAGTTTGGGAGTGATCCTGTATTCTCTGGTGTGTGGCTCCTTCCCCTTTAACGACTTCAGCATCAACCAAATGATTCAGCTGCAGAACCATCACATTCTTCCATTTCCGGAGTCCATCAACTCTGAGTGCAGGGATCTTATTCTGCAAATGTGCCAGCCTGATGTTACTGGAAGGCCAACTCTTCGACAGGTTCTGAACTCTAGCTGGCTTTGCCAGTAAACCCTTTGATTGTCAAGAACGGCAATCACTTGTCCAATTTTCTCCAATTGAAAggttgacctttgacctttgatTGTATGGAATTTCTATTTTAAAATTTGACCTTTAACCTCTGACCCTTTCTCAAGGTCAAACGTTGATGGCAATCTTGTCATTTCTATTTTCAGTCATGACCTTTGACCTTTAATTGTCCTGGTCCTACtccaaacatttcttttttaaatgttgacctttgacctttaaTTGTCAAGATCACTCTCATTTGTTCCCAAAAGCTGACCTTTAACGATCATGATCATGACCTTTCATCCTCTTGTTTTGAAATAATCACTATCACAACATCTCCAGTCAAagttcacatcacatcacatctcCTTTGGCACTTGATTGTCATTTGTAACGCATCCAACTCTCATCGCTTTTCACCATCTAAACATAACACATCATTACCCGCAAGCTCTGAAATTTGGCTTCCTCTTTGACCTTTGAGTCTCAAGAACGGCAATCACTTGTCCTATTTTTTACTCCAATTGAAATGTTGACCTTTGATCTTTGATTGTATCGAATCCTTATCTAAAAATTGACCTTTAACCTCCAACCCTTTCTCAAGGTCAAACTTTGATGGCAATCTTGTCATTTCTATTTTCAgtcttgacctttgacctttaaTTGTCCTGGTCCGACtccaaacatttcttttttaaatattgacctttgacctttgtCATCCATTTGGCTTCCCCATGGACCTTTGATTGTAAAGAACGGCAATCGTTCGATTTTTTTCTCCAATTGAAAtgttgacctttgacctttgatTGTATGAGATGTTTATTAAAAAATGTGACCTTTATCCTCTGATCCTTTGTCAAGGAGAAGCTTTGATGGCAGTCGTGTCATTTTCCTTTTCATACATGAACCTTAACCTTTAATTATCATGGTCCTGCTCCACTTACAGGTGAAATTGACCCTGTTTCCTAGAAAATCAATCACAGCATCGACTTTAGCCCTTGATTGTGATTGTGGTTTTGCACAAGAAAGATCCTGTCCCTCACCCCCAGTTAAAGTTGGGAGTAACCCTCGTTTTGTAAACCTCACAGTCACAACTGCTTTGGCCACCTCACACAGACACTTTCCACCatctaaacacaacacatcactacCTGTAACCTCTGATTGTTAATAACAACCATCTCCATTTAGTTGAGATTGAGCTTTGTTTTCTTGAAATCACAATCACAACATCGACTGGCCCTTCCATGTTTTCCACCATGTAAACATGGCACATCAGTACC
The nucleotide sequence above comes from Haliotis asinina isolate JCU_RB_2024 chromosome 5, JCU_Hal_asi_v2, whole genome shotgun sequence. Encoded proteins:
- the LOC137284110 gene encoding testis-specific serine/threonine-protein kinase 2-like, with the translated sequence MSSVKSVFRSIGYQVKSLLGEGSFGIVLRCEHMVNLSEVAIKVTDKVRNCVCNETFALKTVKHPNIVDVYAVFETDKYTLTVMELVEGGSLLDLLAQESNLSEQRVKLIFSQLVEAVNACHQVGIAHRDLKLENVLLDLDGNIKLSDFGLCICQDQRVSNNVFCGTVAYSSPEVLTGRGYDAFKLDIWSLGVILYSLVCGSFPFNDFSINQMIQLQNHHILPFPESINSECRDLILQMCQPDVTGRPTLRQVLNSSWLCQ